A segment of the Cotesia glomerata isolate CgM1 linkage group LG2, MPM_Cglom_v2.3, whole genome shotgun sequence genome:
AACTTACCACTTAGTGCCAATAACCTTGATACCTGTGATAGTAAGATTACATCAAACGCAAGGTTTGAGTACGCTCTGGAAAGGTATTGGCTCAGTTTTGTTAGTACGAGGTTTATCAGCAGCTGTTGAAGATGTTATTTCTAAACTTACTCCTTGGCCAAAgtatgtattatttataaataatccacaatattttttattgtttatttattaattatttatttgacttATAGAGAAATCAACAGAGAGAGCACCATGAAAGCTTTTGGACAACATTTACTACTTAAATGGTgatgatgatttttattttcgttaCTTCATTAACTAGACTTTAAtcatttacaatttatattattaatttaattttagtgtTTCAATTGGAATAGTCGCTCCGTTTTATTCAGCATCTCTGGTAGAAACAGTGCAATCGGAGATAGCATCTGAGAAACCTGGGGTACTTGACATATTTCGAGATGGAGCTATTAGATTATTAGAAGTAGGATCTAAAGGCAGGCTTATTCCAATTTATGCACTTCTTACTCCACATGTTACTTATGGAGttgctaaatatttatttgcatTGATTGTAAGGAGTGTTGTTAGTCGAGTGATGTGGTTAAGAGATAGAAAATTGCAAGAAAGAACTGtaagtttttttcttatttttatatcaataaataacgataaataaaatttttcaatttcttgaaatagttaataaaatcggaataaaatttataaataaaatacaaattagttctctttaaaaaaaattttttttaaacaaaatctttcgaaattttacgaaaataaatgaacaatatctcaaacaaaatttgaagaaaCTAATATAAatggttaaataaattatttcaggGAGCTTATAGTCGAGACATAGTTTCTGAAGGAATGATGCAAGATATTGAATTACATTCAACATTAATATCAATGTGTGCAGCAGACGTAATATTTTATCCACTTGAGACTATTGTACATCGTCTTCATCTACAAGGCACTCGAACTATTATTGATAATCTTGATAACGGACGAAGTGTTATGCCGCTTTTAACGGGATACAGTGGAGCTATTGATTGTTATCGTACAATTGTAAGTACTGAGGGCACATTAGGTTTATATAAAGGATTTGGTGCTCTTGTATTACAATttggtataaattttttagtcctAAAAGCAACTAAATATATCCTCACAGAAATTGGAACAATGTTTAAGAGCAAACCAAAAGTAGTTAAAACTccacaaaatatttattataatgaagcttagttaatttattttataggaAATACTGTGTATAGATTGATTGATAACTAATgataatatttgatttttttttcttatggcaattaaaaattaaaatttttgaaaaaaatttttgtattttaattaacttaataatgaaatgactttaaaaagaaaagaacAATAATGAGGGTAAAAATACTGATTCAGACGAATTAAATCCGAGTtcagaaacttaaaaatttcttgtaaaaaaaaacttgtaattaaaaatattaaacatttaccattttttctactatatgaaaaaaatatttaaattacaagtataattaataatatttaattatacaaCTTTTGcttgtatattttatttattaaaatcagtattttTACTTTAAGATTTTATGATAGTAATATTTACTTtgaatgatatttataatataaacttttaatatagAAATCTTTAAAACtagttcatttattaaaatttgaataaattagacaaaaaaagaaatatgtTTTAAATCTACTTTctattttaatgtaattttttcataatcatttattataaatatacgattatacaataaaaattgccTGTTATAACAATTAGATGGAGATAACTTTATATAACTAAAATATCTGAAAGgtatttagtttaattttgtcataatattaattagacattattttaattgattaattaaattattttattttgttgattgTAATGATAGAAATAAAAGATCACTTTCTTGTATCTAATATCACAGTGAAAAttcgaaaataattaagtatatagaatattatataaatgtatttataatattatatattcatatataataagaaacatattttattttgctaattttttgacattaagttttacaaaattctttcattagtaaagaaaaaaaagatccACAAGGTGATATAATGTTTATACTATacttaattgtttatttttataccattttttcataaatttatttttaagtcactcaaatatttttagatgaaCATTAACATCAGCAGAAACGATTAAATTTTGTTCACATGAATGTGGAAATATTTCCTtgtatactttttaaaatttctattattattctaatgctatttacaatatattacaaataattatcatttatctAAACGCACatgcaatttatttattaacaataccaattattaattataatgatcataataaaaatcataatataatgatgattataaaaaaagaaatataatttttcctggttaaaatcaaatatataattgaatttaattcacTGGAAATACGCAATAGTTCAATTTGCGTCACAAagtacttaaaaaatgaattacaattttagaattaaaatttcattctaTAAAGTACGcacgtaattttatttatcaaaaaaaaatttatttaacgtGAGGCATCACCTCACGttgtaaatttcaattattcacATGTTGTGCTTGTGCTTGTTGTTCTTCTTCAGTTGAGTCACCTCTTCTAATATACTGAGGTTTGTCTTTACCTCGAACAGATCCTTCAGTAACGTGAACCGTCAGAACATCGCTGCCAGGAACATCAAACATAGGTTCTAAGAGAAGAGATTCCATGATCGCACGAAGTCCTCGAGCTCCTGTCTTCCGATCCATTGCAAGTGCTGCTATAGCGTCCAGAGCGTCACTCGTAAATGTCAAATCAACCTATCatcaataaaatacaaaaattaattttttaataactatataaaataataattaataaaaagtgaaaacCTTATCCATTGAGAACAACATTTGGTACTGTGGAACCATTGCATTATTAGGCTCAGTCAAAATTCTTACAAGCATTTTTCTGTCAAGTGTATGGAAAGGTACTAAAACGGGAAATCTTCCGACAAACTCAGGAATCATTCCAAAATCAATCAGATCTCGCGCTTCAACTTGTCtcaataaaatatctttttcttTATTGTCATCTTCAGTTGATGGAGACATATTGGCAATATCAGCTAATGTTGCTGCTCTTCTACCTGGACTTTCAGTAGCTGGTGCAGCACCAAAGCCTAGATACTTTTCGTTTTTACGTCGTGATACAAGTCTGTCAAGGCCGTTATAAGCACCAGACGCAACAAATAATATATTTGTTGTATCAACTTGCAAAGTATCACCACGTAATTTACGAGAACTATTTCTTTCTGGTACATTGACAATAGTACCTTCCAACATTTTCAACATACCCTGTTGTACACCTTCACCACCAACATCACGTAACTGATGAATTCCGGGTACCGCGCCAATTTTATCTACTTCGTCCAAAAATACGATACCCATTTGCGCTCTTTCAACAATATAATTTGCATCTTGAAGTAATTTAGCTATTACACTCTCAATATCTTCACCAACGTACCCAGCTTGAGTGAGAGTTGTACAATCACAAATTGCAAAGGGTACATCCAAACATTGGGCTATTGTTTGCGCTAATAAGGTTTTTCCTGATCCAGTCGGACCCAATAGCAGAATATTACTCTTCTCCAATTTTAATTGATGTTGTGTACTGTCTAAAATATCTGAACCAGGAACTGATTGGTTTGCATTTGCTTTTTGCTGATCATTATTACTTGATGGATTTTGGAAACCAACACTTAATGGATTCCCCAAACTTGATACGTGAAGTAGATCTGTAATGAAGACAATGGTACTTTAGTTTTTGTattgtttgttttttcaatttgtgtttataaacattttgtAGTGCAAAGGAGTTGGAATCATTATTAAGgattaattaatgtttataaggacaataaattttatttacgcgGTTTAAGACCTCTGTGAGTAAACGGGTAGTTGAGTTCTTGAGGTCCAACTTGACTTGAACTGGCTTGCACTGAGTTCTGAGGTGGAAGATTATTGTGAATACGCTTATAATGATTGTATACTGCTACACTCAAAACTTTTTTAGCATATTCTTGACCTATTACATGCTTATTCAAGTATTCAAATATctgaaaaattcattaatattagtaaaattagTAAACTGACAAGCGTTATTACATTTCTACTCAAAAAGTATCAGACatgtaaatattgaaaatgaatGAGTaagtactaatttttttttatagtaaatttcAAGTAGAAATTTAATGATGCCActtgatgaatttatttattgttgctGATCAGtgattgagatatttattaccTTTTTTGGAGGAGGTGGTGGTTTCCGATAAAATCCTTGTTTGGAATCATCACTTCTTGTTGTCTCTTTGAgacttttttttgagtctATTTCCGACAGTACCACAAAGAAATGGGAACACTTTTCGCATTTCACGAATCTCGTTGACGCtgtagtaaaattaaaaattattattccttGATAGCTGTAACTATTCATTTGAAACTCAATACTTATAGAAATAAATGGCAACTACCAATATTCAGCATTACAGTATCTTTTAAATCAATGTGCTAATAGTTTCTAAGTCAATCGAACGAGATCAAAAGTCAAGCCTGAATGAAACAATTATGAtctattgataattaaaaaaaaatttttccttatattatttcaagtaCATCAtaaatcaatttcattttttaatttcatcataATTAAGTAAGTATTAATTGATTTCTCACTTTACTCGATTTGGATTAAGGTTTAGTAATATTTCTGGATCGCATCAGTATTGTAATATTTGAAAAGTTGTTAACTTTAAATACTACAAAaacttgattaaataaattgtaatagttgatatacagaaaaaaatataaataataatggagGCTTACTTgtatgtactttttttttaatgttttgaaagtaataaaaaccaaaaaaaaaaattgttttttcttttaatattcatcaatcatttaaaaactattcaattgatttatttagaaaatttttcaattcattttcaagactgtattaaaaaaaaatttttagtcaattttttatgcagCTTGTTGACATTTaatcaatcaataaaattttaattaatttgtagttataataaacaaataatgagGAGGTTATTGCAAGCTTCAAGTTATCAATATTATATACAGATATATAAGTAGGCAATTAGCACATAAAAACGTATGATTTACGTTTACTACTTTTGACATTCACCCAAGATGAGCTACTTaataaaagttgaaattttaaattatttaaacttacaTACGAATGTTTCAACATGTGTACAAGGATCCCCACACTTTGGACAtgttaatgtatttttttttccgccACCTCCTTTTCCATTTCCATTACTTCCCGCGGTATTACCAATGTCTTTATTAGGTGGTGTTGGTTCACTAGGTGCCTTTGATAACATACTAGTTGTTGCTAATGATCTTGTTGCGACAACTCGTACTATTTTTtgcactaaaaaataaatttaattcgtTTTAGTAAgctggattatttttttctgtttttgtttataatttagaataataattattttaaaaacaattaccaTGATGTGTAACATGATTCGCAGATACTAAAGATCTCGTATTATACAAACAACACCTAATGCAGCTCATTGTGAAGCTGTTATGTTGTTGATGCAgcagtaaattaaataaataaaaaaactaccaGCCAATGATAGAAATAAACctgtaacaaaatttattattattttataaattaatagttaacattatttatttatcaaataaagtatctataaattaaaactaatgtGTATAgtcagataaatttattttaaaattagcgtattattatacatatgtttattaattggatctattattatttactgcgttcaattttcaattaggccacttatttaatatatatgaacTGTTGTATATTATACTGCacaatgatgaaaattttatttgtgtagataaaaaaattatacaatgaCGTAGTATACAGTTGATACTAAGTCACTAAAGTAATTCACTGTAATGGTGAAATCACTAACCTTGCTTTtgcaaatcaattttttaaaataataatcgacaAAACAATATGCGATTTGACCTGTATTActggtaaatattattattatgagtttaattaataatacgcATTAATTTGTCATATTACTTTAtctatgataataaatttaataaaagtataatggtggttattaattaaaatattcaaaaataaaatcataagaTATGAAAAACGACTGTTAAAATAAGTGACACATTTTGTCTGACAGGACAATCGCTCAATTGCTTGCGTGTATACaaggataaaaattttgttctatttaattttatgtttatttttcaactccaaaaataacaaaaaaaaaaatttcaaaattgacACTGACACTTTATTTTCCgttttgtttttgtttcttttttaaaattgttcacTAGATTAAATTACGTAATTTACCTTGACGTTAGATAAACAAATAATGATGCTGAGTCAATGTCTCCCGTTCTACCCGATCTTTCGAAGATTAAGactactgttttttttttttttcctttcaagagaataatttttttatgtatactaTATGTATACGCATGTATGTTAAATATACACATTTATGTTTTCTAAGTTATCAACTGTCAATTAAAAGCATTTTGTGAAGCGCTAATCTattcaattttcaaagttaatttttattaatttttttcttttaattatattttatggtagatcataaaatttacataGAATATACAAAGTTTTATACACATAGAAtattccataaaaaaaaaatttaagcagttgattttttttcgtgtgattttttatcttcatcgTCGTCAGAACCAGTGGATGATTCATTTTCATCTTCCTCATCCtcatcatcatcgtcatcatcatcatcatcatcatcataatcctcatcatcatcgtcatcttcatcatcatcatctgcCGTTGCACCATAATTTCCATAAGTTCCATAAGCACCATAACTACCACCTTCGTCATCAGAATCATAATTGCTAGCTTGATTTTGTCTTCCAAATTTATGACTCCgagctttaatttaaaaatttattagataaaatttaaatgaaatgaacaagtaaaaattgtattttaaaataaacttactAGACATGCTAAGATCTTTAGTTTGTGATGTTTCAAAACTACATTTTGGACACGGAATCGCTTTATTCTTTTCGTATTTAAAACCTTTTCTACGGACATGATCCTCACAGTAACATGTTTTACATCTTAAACATGAATATTGGCCTAATTTATTACAAGATTGgcctgaaaaataaaaactcaattaataatattaatcattataataattaagatgCTAAGATAGAAAAAACTATTACACTTATAACTTTCAGCTTCAAGAACTTGGCATGAAGCTTGATGTTCAAATTGATCGTCTTCACATAGAAAACAATCACAAAATGaacatttaaatattcttccaCCGTGATCCCAAACGCCTCTTTCGCATTCCTGACAAACTGCGTCCATCAGGGGACAAGTACAAGAATGACTTGTTAGACATTTTCTACCATGACATACCCAAGCTTCACAATAATCACAAATCGCTCCCTGAAATTATAAtagataatatattatttttattcgtaaataattgaaaatgttTGTCCGAGCCGTGtctaataatgaaataaattaatgctatctaaatttaaataacattatttaattttttgagccaataacatattattatgtataaaCACATATATACTTTCactataattgtaaaattatacttAAGGGTAGGCCGTAGTCAATGTATTTTCagaaatcttatttttttaactccattttaaataaattttgaaatctaatacaataaaatttccgaaaaagaatatattaaataattactagaTATTGCGGAAGctttataataattcatttaaaaatctttttaaaaagttattagaaaaattaaattttagacaATACATTTACTACAGCCTAGCCTTAAGGGTTTTAACTATGACAGTTTTATAGTAATTGTGCTTTGTGTATATGCGATTGAATtattagtgaaaaaattaGAACATACCACCATCCCTAAACCTGTGATAAATACTCCAGGATGTTTAACAATACAGTCTCCAGTTTTTAACATACATTTTATCTTTCCACAATGAGCGCACATTGGTAACCTCTGCACACTGGAACAAAAGTAACAAAATGCTcgatttttttgctttttgttacatttatcacattcctaaaaaataaaaaacaatcatattttattaataattataaaactgtaaattattattaaatttaattttataaatgaaatttaccATGACCGCATTGGAAGGAAATTTTGCGATATCCAATTGATCTTTAGCTGTTCTAATTTCTTTTTGCcgtaatttttgtttttctgctttttttctttgtcccgtcttttttttcggcattttagagttttaattatttggaatataatataaaaattagattaacTCCGATTgtaatactgaaaaaaaaaaataaaaaataaaatgaaatgaatGGTAATGTCACCTACTCTTACTATACTACAAAAAAGGGGCCATAGTAATAGCCATGGTGAGTAGAAGGAGATTACAATTTagtattttacattttaactccaatctaaataattatttactttatggTCGCgactatataaaaaattatctatataaaaataaaaaaaaaaaaagtaatagttACTGTCATACCGAtacatttaattgtaattttagttcttaataataataataataataaaaaatcaaatagacAACGCCACGTTACAAAAAGGAAACTCTTTGAATTTGAGCTTtgataatcattatttaatgtttataataggaaaaattgattgatatCTCATTGgtacgaaataaatttttttttcactctatgaatgcattaattttattttcaataaattaaaaaaaaattaaaaaatattgacagataattatttatttatttatttggaatgAATACGTATGAGAGCGTACTTATGTAAAAAGAAGTCAAACCACTAGCGCCACGTGTCATGTGTCATTTTCCTCTACGAAATTTCAGTTTCCATTAGACTGTATCCGACATTTCATAAACAAAGGatataaataaagtttttataaattattctcaatcttttgataattattgcaaaatgACGGATGAATCAAATGGAGAATCAACGTTTGAATTCGTCGAAAAACGAGTTGATGATGTATCAATATCTGGCGAAACAACTAAAACTGGTTCGATtactttattatatttaaatgacgtaaatatttacattccGTTGAAAACTTTTGTCTCTTACTACTATCAGATTATCAGTTATTTTAGAATATGGAaactattatattttattagaaatattcctaaaaaaaaaaatataattttttagattcaaTGAGCAGTTTATTGCCATCTGTATCGATAATAACGCCTTTAAGTGGATCATCGTCAGCAGGAAATCTTTTGTCAAATGTTGCTCCACCATCTGCTTTGCCTAGTTTTATTGCCAATCAGTCGCCACCATTAGATTCACTGCCAAAAGAAACTGGACAAAATGCTGTCAAAGTTGAAAGTACCGAAAAGCCTGAAGAAATTTCCGGGGATCTTGGAGTTCAAACAAAACAACCGCAAGCACAAGGTCAACAAACTCCAACTGAATCTCAGAAACCGCTAGAATCTGTGTGCTTAGAGGACAATCAATCACAAGATATGGGAATCGTCGGTGCCTCATTATTTTCATGGGTCAAAGATAATGTTGTTAATAACAGTATGCTCAGTAAAGTTGCTGAAAAAGCTAAAAGCAGTGTCAACTCAATGATAACTACTTTGGATCCCCAGATGCGTGAGTTTATTTGTAAGTAATCATTCGCGAAAACATTACGCTTTAATTGAAcgattgactttttttttttaattatgattgaatattttcactttttaaaattcagcTGTTGAAGGGTATCCTTGTCCTCCACTCGTAAACTAGTTATAGATGTTTCTATTTTGGGATTAAGTAGAGCAGTTGGTTTTATACACTCACAGTTAAAAATTCTGTcatttctcaccgtgtagccgatagtaaaatattttaaattattgatattttttctcattgaataattcttattaaacatttaatagctataattaatatgtaaaatatgtTGGTTAATGCTAGTAATTACATTTGGACATTATTAGACACATGGATTTCAGATTCAGGTGGTGATGTTGAAATTGTTGTGGCATCTAATAAGGAAGTCAAAGTCAGCCCTATTCGTGAAGCTTTTCAAGAAGCATTTGGAAAAGCGACTATCACgtaagataaaattaaatttataaattatatgtttattgatgattaataataattgaatttatttttaatttcgtacAGAGGTGTAGCGATTGATACATCGGCTATTCCTGCACAACCAGTTGGTTTTGCTGCTGGAGTTAATGGAGCAAAACATCGTATTAAATATGCACGTAATGCTCTTGAGATTCCAAAAGACATTCCAATTATTGCAGTGCAAAGTTTTTTGGTGGAAATTGGTGAAGATAAATGGTATGAATTAGCGGTTATACTTCTTGATGACCCAAAAAATGACGTTAATCTGCAAATGTTTACACAAATGACACCTGTACCAAGTCAATTTGTATCAACTGCTAAAGAATCTACACCCGATACTTATCCACTTAAAACATTGGGTTTGGCTGTATCAATTGGAAGTTTGATGTCTACCAATTTACAAGTAAATGGacttttttatattactttaagtattttggttttttgaactattattaaagatttttatttgtttaaggTTAATTTCAATGAATGGCACCATGCGCTTTCTGGTGTATCTCGTAGAGATACTATCCTTCTTGCAGCTCAATCTTTAGCAggcatttataaaaatacgaTTACAACAGTGTAATTAATCAGCAGAATGTCAACGATGATGATGAACTATAAAGACCGaaatgttttataattatttgtacataatttctaataattttattatttgtttaaacttgaaataaaaattataacaaaacaaaactgatcaagtttaaaaaaaatatattgaatcGACTCTATAAGAGTATAAATCTGttgattaattttgaatattggTTAAAGTTATTTGTacattaattgtgtaattaaattttcaaagtaaattgtattcaaatgaacagtatttgtgaaaaaaatttatatggtactagtatttaaatatattttcacgaACCAAGTATGTTAGTGTTTTATTTATGGTCTTAAacagttatttaattttttattagtctaTATAAGGtatttaaactaaataaaagaaatttcattcattataagatttttatatttgtcgTATCTTTACGCCCTTAACGTGAATACATTTATCGTATTTCTCTTTCTTTATCTCATTTTATTCGTTCAgtcgtttaaaaaaaaaaaaaaacaagaaaatgaagacaaagaaaaacttaattacgagaattaataatattagctgaattataaaaaaagtaatgtaaaaaattacaggatttatttaattagagaATTCATTACAGtggctaaaattttttttcattagcgAAGATAATCCtgtaatactttttaaaatttatttttccaattctCCGCATTAATTCAAAATCTCAACAAATGGTAGTATTAAACAAAGCCACCGAAGTTATATTGACATTACGGAATCGATTGTATCCGCTGTCGTTTAATTgaaatacaatatttaaatagagTGCAAAAATCCAAATTGGTTACAATTTGTCCAAGTATGATGCCAAGTCTGGGAGACCGTCTTTCAATCCCTTCCTTTTTCTCGTATCCTgaaataaagagaaaaaaaattaatcatttaattaattattaaaaaaaaaaaataaaaaaaggaaaaagagtttaaataaaaagttaaaattgtCGTTGCTTTATTCAAACTACCTAGATCAGCCAgataatttaaactttaagttaacatttaattttccacggattaaaaaatggcaatACTTATAAATTGCATAACCATCAGTTATGACCGTGGATTTT
Coding sequences within it:
- the LOC123259968 gene encoding solute carrier family 25 member 46-like is translated as MAGMSGYERAERVYRGRPLDPRQFEDDPEKYYNRDMLRPLPLETSLPLITEDVSTDNDIAIKKSIGAGCGLVSLITENLLIHPFIVLRRQCQVNPRSSTYHLVPITLIPVIVRLHQTQGLSTLWKGIGSVLLVRGLSAAVEDVISKLTPWPKEINRESTMKAFGQHLLLKCVSIGIVAPFYSASLVETVQSEIASEKPGVLDIFRDGAIRLLEVGSKGRLIPIYALLTPHVTYGVAKYLFALIVRSVVSRVMWLRDRKLQERTGAYSRDIVSEGMMQDIELHSTLISMCAADVIFYPLETIVHRLHLQGTRTIIDNLDNGRSVMPLLTGYSGAIDCYRTIVSTEGTLGLYKGFGALVLQFGINFLVLKATKYILTEIGTMFKSKPKVVKTPQNIYYNEA
- the LOC123259142 gene encoding ATP-dependent Clp protease ATP-binding subunit clpX-like, mitochondrial isoform X2 is translated as MSCIRCCLYNTRSLVSANHVTHHVQKIVRVVATRSLATTSMLSKAPSEPTPPNKDIGNTAGSNGNGKGGGGKKNTLTCPKCGDPCTHVETFVSSTRFVKCEKCSHFFVVLSEIDSKKSLKETTRSDDSKQGFYRKPPPPPKKIFEYLNKHVIGQEYAKKVLSVAVYNHYKRIHNNLPPQNSVQASSSQVGPQELNYPFTHRDLLHVSSLGNPLSVGFQNPSSNNDQQKANANQSVPGSDILDSTQHQLKLEKSNILLLGPTGSGKTLLAQTIAQCLDVPFAICDCTTLTQAGYVGEDIESVIAKLLQDANYIVERAQMGIVFLDEVDKIGAVPGIHQLRDVGGEGVQQGMLKMLEGTIVNVPERNSSRKLRGDTLQVDTTNILFVASGAYNGLDRLVSRRKNEKYLGFGAAPATESPGRRAATLADIANMSPSTEDDNKEKDILLRQVEARDLIDFGMIPEFVGRFPVLVPFHTLDRKMLVRILTEPNNAMVPQYQMLFSMDKVDLTFTSDALDAIAALAMDRKTGARGLRAIMESLLLEPMFDVPGSDVLTVHVTEGSVRGKDKPQYIRRGDSTEEEQQAQAQHVNN
- the LOC123259144 gene encoding zinc finger protein 330 homolog produces the protein MPKKKTGQRKKAEKQKLRQKEIRTAKDQLDIAKFPSNAVMECDKCNKKQKNRAFCYFCSSVQRLPMCAHCGKIKCMLKTGDCIVKHPGVFITGLGMVGAICDYCEAWVCHGRKCLTSHSCTCPLMDAVCQECERGVWDHGGRIFKCSFCDCFLCEDDQFEHQASCQVLEAESYKCQSCNKLGQYSCLRCKTCYCEDHVRRKGFKYEKNKAIPCPKCSFETSQTKDLSMSTRSHKFGRQNQASNYDSDDEGGSYGAYGTYGNYGATADDDDEDDDDDEDYDDDDDDDDDDDEDEEDENESSTGSDDDEDKKSHEKKSTA
- the LOC123259142 gene encoding ATP-dependent Clp protease ATP-binding subunit clpX-like, mitochondrial isoform X1 gives rise to the protein MSCIRCCLYNTRSLVSANHVTHHVQKIVRVVATRSLATTSMLSKAPSEPTPPNKDIGNTAGSNGNGKGGGGKKNTLTCPKCGDPCTHVETFVSSTRFVKCEKCSHFFVVLSEIDSKKSLKETTRSDDSKQGFYRKPPPPPKKIFEYLNKHVIGQEYAKKVLSVAVYNHYKRIHNNLPPQNSVQASSSQVGPQELNYPFTHRGLKPHLLHVSSLGNPLSVGFQNPSSNNDQQKANANQSVPGSDILDSTQHQLKLEKSNILLLGPTGSGKTLLAQTIAQCLDVPFAICDCTTLTQAGYVGEDIESVIAKLLQDANYIVERAQMGIVFLDEVDKIGAVPGIHQLRDVGGEGVQQGMLKMLEGTIVNVPERNSSRKLRGDTLQVDTTNILFVASGAYNGLDRLVSRRKNEKYLGFGAAPATESPGRRAATLADIANMSPSTEDDNKEKDILLRQVEARDLIDFGMIPEFVGRFPVLVPFHTLDRKMLVRILTEPNNAMVPQYQMLFSMDKVDLTFTSDALDAIAALAMDRKTGARGLRAIMESLLLEPMFDVPGSDVLTVHVTEGSVRGKDKPQYIRRGDSTEEEQQAQAQHVNN